In Cytobacillus oceanisediminis, the following proteins share a genomic window:
- a CDS encoding PDZ domain-containing protein: MIEEWIFEFLKGTGKLLLNPVFYYLFFVAAFLGVSRVKRERKDFSVRAENAYFELRQLLPLGILAGLLVSVVMVGAGLVVPVETIVFTAALTFLWSFTAKVRWMAPVYTLGFAFFATMFAAEQKWPLPSFAQTAADLDSSIFPSIAVLLALLVIAEGFLIIRNGRKGTTPRLVKSKRGQTIGIHESKRLWMVPVFLLIPGQALQLPFDWWPAIPIGGETYSLILVPFSIGFYQRIQGTLPKEATALHGQRISVFGVLLLLISSAGYWYPLAAVGAAALAIIGREFISLRQRMAEDQAPFYFSKRNQGIMVLGVVPDSPADKMSLQVGEVVTKVNGVKIHDEKGFYEALQKNGAHCKLEVLDVNSQVRFVQRALYEGDHHELGLLFVQDEKKWDSEAV, from the coding sequence GCATTTTTGGGGGTTTCCCGTGTAAAGCGTGAGCGCAAAGACTTTTCAGTTCGTGCGGAAAATGCTTATTTTGAGCTGAGGCAGCTTCTTCCTCTGGGTATCTTGGCAGGTCTATTAGTGAGTGTTGTGATGGTTGGAGCAGGACTTGTCGTACCAGTGGAAACGATTGTTTTTACTGCTGCTCTTACGTTCCTGTGGAGCTTTACGGCAAAAGTGAGATGGATGGCGCCTGTTTATACGCTGGGCTTTGCATTTTTCGCAACAATGTTTGCTGCTGAACAGAAATGGCCATTGCCATCATTCGCCCAGACGGCAGCAGATCTTGACTCTTCCATCTTTCCATCCATCGCTGTTCTCCTTGCTCTCCTTGTTATAGCAGAAGGCTTCCTGATTATAAGAAACGGACGGAAAGGCACAACTCCCAGGCTTGTAAAGAGTAAACGGGGCCAGACCATCGGCATTCATGAATCAAAAAGACTCTGGATGGTGCCTGTGTTTCTGCTTATTCCTGGTCAGGCACTGCAGCTGCCATTTGATTGGTGGCCAGCGATCCCGATTGGCGGGGAAACGTATTCGCTCATTCTGGTCCCTTTTTCGATAGGTTTTTACCAGCGAATCCAGGGCACGCTTCCTAAAGAGGCAACAGCACTGCATGGACAAAGAATCAGCGTGTTTGGCGTACTTCTTTTGCTGATTTCATCTGCAGGCTACTGGTATCCGCTTGCTGCTGTGGGTGCAGCCGCACTTGCTATAATTGGCCGTGAATTCATCTCTCTCCGCCAGAGAATGGCAGAGGATCAGGCACCGTTTTACTTTTCCAAGCGCAATCAGGGAATCATGGTACTTGGAGTAGTTCCGGATTCACCAGCTGATAAAATGTCTCTACAAGTGGGAGAGGTTGTTACAAAAGTCAATGGTGTGAAGATCCATGATGAAAAAGGCTTCTATGAAGCGCTGCAAAAGAACGGGGCTCACTGCAAACTTGAGGTTCTTGATGTGAACAGCCAGGTCCGCTTTGTCCAGCGGGCTCTGTACGAAGGCGATCACCACGAGCTTGGACTGCTGTTTGTGCAGGACGAGAAAAAGTGGGACAGTGAAGCGGTATGA